The genomic segment TGCTGCCATTGCAACAACTGATGTTATTCCTAATTCCTTCTTCATTGAATCAAGTTTTTCAAATGCTGCTTTGTATGCTTCCTGTGATGTCAATGTGCTTGGGTCAATTCCTGCTTTTTCTAACATTTCAGCATTGTATGCCATTCCCCATGCCTCAACTGCTACTGGGAATCCATATACCTTTCCATCTACTGTGAATTCAAGGTCTGTTAAGTCTATCCATTCATCGCCTTCGAATGGTTCAAGTTTTGATTGCCATGTATTGTATCCGCCCATACCTTCTATTACGAATATATCTGGTTGTCTGTCTGATTGGAATTCAGCCTTTAAATGTTCTGCATACGGTGAATCCCCACCTGATGTCTTTACTATAACTTCTACTCCAGTTTCCTTAGTGTAGTCAGCTGCAAATTTAGTCAATGCATCGTTGATTTCAACCTTGTTCTGGTAAATTACTACTGATTGTTTTTCTTCCTTCTTGGAGCATCCTGCAAACATTCCCCCAATCAGGAAAAGTGCCATTAAAATTGCTAAACCTTTTTTCATTTTGTCTCCCCCTTAATTTTTAAAATTATATTTAGTTATTATAGAATAATCCTATAATAACATTATATACCACAAGATTAATAATATGTAATTTTATCTAATTATTGATTGTTAAATCGTTTGCACATACTATAAAATAAAAAAGAAACGTTTCCAAAAATATTCCCTCAAAAAAGTAAGGCTTGTCTTATGTATTTATTTTATAAAACAAGCTTACTTTTGTCAATATTTTTAAAAAATTCTATATTTCGAAGCCATTACATGCTGTCAGCAGCACAGAAAACATATTGATTCTCCAATCTTATAATATATCTGTGCTCTTATTATTGATGTCCAAAATAGTAATTTTATAGTTTCCGCCTAGATTTTCCTGCACAAGCCTTGCAAGTTCTTTTAAAGCATCTTCAAATTCATTAATTCTTTTTTCATCAACCAATTCAATGCATAAGAATGCATTCTTTGTATTCTCTGTCAACATTGTTCTGACAGATTCGCGCCAATTCCAGCATCGACAAATAGCTCCTTCATCATCTTTATAAACTATTTCTCCTTCATAGGGAGGTTCGCTCTCGTTTGAACCTAATGTTATAAAAGATTCATTGCCTTTTGCCTTTGTAAGCCTTACATCTCCTACAAATGCATCTATATCTTCTCCTCCGCATGGCATAGCATACTTGAGTGAAATTGAGTTGTAAATATCAACTAGTGGATTTATCGTTCCAATGTGGTTTCCATTGTTTACTCTTTTTAATAAAGCTTCAATTGATGAACGCGCACCCTTTTTCGTCTTGAATTTTTGGAATGCTTCTCTCCAGACTCTAATTACTTCATTGCTGCTAAATTCCTCATTCTTGAAATACTTAAAAGCTTCTTTCTCTGCATTTAAAAGCATTTCCTCATACTTTTCCCTGTCATGATTTGTGTTGTCAATGCCCGTGCATACTACTATGCCAATTTTTGCATTTGGAAATACTCCCCAAAAATCATCTTCAACTATGAACTTTTTCATTTTTGTTCCTCCTCTACCAAATCTTGTTATCAGTTTTTATTAAGTGAAAAATTTCAAAAAACCTATATCAGAATATCATACATTTTCTGCATTATATCATTTAATTATCTATTTTTCAATTATTTTCTAATATTCGCAACCCATGGTCTCTTAACCACAATGAATAAAAAAGGTTAGCTTACGCTAACCTAAAATTTTACTTTCTAACATGTTTTATCTTCCGATGTTTCTTGCGCGCGCCATCATTCTTGTAAGTCCTCCGCCATTTTCGAGATTCATAAAACCATATGCCCTTAAAATCTGAACAGCGTAAGCACTTCTTGCTCCAGACGCACAGTAAAGAATTATTTTTCTATCCTTTTTACCAAGCTCACCAATTCTGCTTTCCAGTTCATCAAGCGGTATGTTTATAGCACCTGGATATGCTCCATACGAAAATTCTTCTCTAGTTCGCACATCTATTATCAAAGGTTCATTTGATTCTTTAATCTTTGATTCTTCCTTTGCAATATTCTTTTTTTCTTCACCAGCTTTTTCTCCTATTTTCTTAAGTTCAGGTGCAGGTAAATCTATTTTAAAATTAGTTGGATTTGTTGCTCTGGCATATCTTGAAAGACTTTCAAATCCTCCACTAACGTTAAATACATTTGTAAATCCTGCTCCAATTAAAGTTCTTAATGCCTGATGCCCTTTCTTTCCTGTTTGGTCATAAACAAATATTAGTTGTTGTTTTGGAATTCTGTTAACTACTGTCGCAAGTATTTCAAGTGGTATATTAACTGCTCCATCTACATGTGACTTTTCATACGAGAAAACATCCCTGACATCTATCCACAGAGCCTCTTTACCTTCTAAAAAGGTATCTATTTCAGCAGCCGTCAATGCAGGAGAATATCCTGAAATCCTGTTTTCTGCTGCATAAGCTGCCATGTTCATAGCATCATTTGCAGTTCCAAGAGGTGGTGAATATGCAAAATCCATATCTGCGATATCATAAACAGTAAGCTTTGCAGCAACAGCTGCTGCTAAAACATCCAGTCTCCTGTCAGCCCCTGCATACCCTGCTGTCTGGCCACCAAGAACTACTCCTGTTTCTCTGTCATAAACTATTAAAACTGTTACTTGTTCTGCTCCTGGATAATAGGATGTATGGTGTTCTTTGTGAACTACAATTGCATCCGCATTAAATCCTGCGGCTCTTGCTGCCTTTAGCGAAAGTCCAGTAATTCCAGCCACAGCATCAAAAACCCTTACTATTGATGTTCCAATCGCTCCCTTGTAAACGTGCCTTTTACCAAGTGCATTTTCTGCAGCTATTCTTCCCTGTCGATTAGCAGGTCCAGCAAGGGGAATACGAACCTTTTTGCCAAGAACTCTATTTTCAATTTCCACCATATCACCAGCTGCATAAATATTGTCGTCGCTAGTTTTCAATGTTGAATCAACTAAAAGTCCACCTGCTTCGCCTATTGCAAGCCCTGCCTCCTGAGCAAGTTTAAGGGTAGGACGAACCCCTATTGACAATAAAACCATATCCGCATCAATCTTAGTTCCATCCTTTAAAGTGACACTATTTATTCCTATTTCAGAAACTGCTTTGTTTGTTAATAAATTTACTCCATACGATAGCATTTCTTCTTGAACAAAACCAGCTATTTCGGCTTCCATTATACTCATTACATGTGGCATCATTTCTACTACTGACACCTTCATCCCCCTCTTAACGAGTGCTTCTGTCATCTCAAGTCCTATAAAGCCACCGCCTACAACTACTGCCGTCTTTGGCTTTTTGTTTTCTATAAATGAATTGATTTTATCCATGTCTTCAAGAGTCCAAAGCTGGAATACATGTTCTTGTTCTGCACCTGGAATTGGAGGTGCAATAGGTTTTCCACCCTGTGCAAGTATTAATTTAGTGTATTCAAATGCCTTCTTCTCCCCGGTTTTTGAATCAACAGCATAAACAATTTTATTTTGTCTATCAATTTCTGTTGCAGTAGTATTTATATGAACTGCTACTTGATACTGTTCATTAAAGCTTTCAGGGCTTTGCAATATCAGCTTTGATCTGTTTTTTATATCCCCTCCAATAAAATATGGAAGTCCACAATTAGCAAATGATATATCTGGTCCTGCTTCAAGGACAGTAATTTGAGCATCTGCCGATAGTCTTCTTGCTTTTGCTGCAGCTGTAGCACCTGCTGCTACGCCTCCGATTATAACTATTTTTTCCATGTTAATCACCTCTAAAATTTATTGAGACAATAATTTTTACCATCATCTAATCAGTATGTGTAAAGTTTTCAGTATTAAATAGAGTTTATATAACAAAGAATCATTATATACCCCCTACTCGTATATTTTATAAGTATTTTCTTGTTGTGTCAATCTCCAATTATCATAAATTATCTATAAAACTCAAAAGAGCCAGTTAAAGTATTTTATTACTCCAACTGGCTCGTGATAAATTTTTAAAAAAGAGAAAGTATATAATTTCGGCTTGATATCTACCAAATATAACCTGCAACTAATACAGCTATAACAATTAATGGTGTTGGCACTTTTTTTATAAATAAAAGCAAAACGGTTAACAGGCAAACCAAAATGTTTTCAAGTATAAGGTCACTCTTTTGCATCAAAATGATTGCAGATGTTGTAATTAATCCCCCTGCGATGGCTGTAATACCCCTTAATGATACCTTAATTCCTTTAATCTTTTTTAAGTTTTCCCATATCGGATATACAAAGTAAATTAAGAGAAGCCCTGGCAAAAATATTCCTATTCCACCTGCAAGCGCCCCTATTAATTGAATTAATACACCGCTTCCTCTTGCAGCCATCCCACCTGCGTAAGCGCTAAAACTAAACATTGGACCAGGTAATCCCTGTATAAGACCAAATCCAGTTAAAAACTCCTGGTCTGTCATATATTTATTAATTTCTACTAATTCACTATACATAAGAGGAATGACGACCTGTCCTCCACCAATAACAAGGTAACCATAGCGATAGAAACTCTCAAATATTCGAATTATTTTGTTGTCCCAAAATATATTTAAAATTATACTTCCTATTCCAATAACAGCAAATGCAATCAGGTATTTCCAAGGTGGATTCAATTTTACTCTATTCCAAAGGTCTTTTTCCTTTGATTTTATAATACTCACTACTCCACCAAAAATCAAAACTAATGGGTAAATCCAAGGCTTTCGAATAAAATAAGTAGTTACAGCTCCCAATATCAACAATAATAAAGTAACCTTGTCTGTTGCAACTTTTCGTCCTATACGGTAGGCGGCGACTATAATAAAACCTACTGCCATTGGACCGATATATTGAAACGCTTCCTTAGAAATATTCTTACTACTTAAAAATGACAATATGGTCATAAAGGTTATTATCGGTAATGCCCAAACTAACATAGTTAGAAATGCTAATATTGGTCCCCCAATTTTATGCCCAATAGCAACAATTGTTTGCGTGCTACTTGGGCCAGGTAGAATACCTGTTAAAGCAATAAGTTCAACAAGCTCTTCCTCAGTTAAATATTTTTTCTTAACAACTAACTGTTCAGTAAAAACACCATAATGTGCTTCTGGCCCACCATATGCTCCCATGGAGCAAATAAATACATCCTTTAAAAAGGTTTTCCACGAAACTTTGCTTATGTTTTTCAAATTTTTTTCTGTGTTCATTATCAAATATCCCTCTCCTTCACTTATAAATGTAAAATAAACTTTTTAAAATAAATGTTACTAAAATACTTATACTAAAAGAAAAGAATTCAAATATCAATCTAATATCTAGATTCGATATCGGTTATCGATATATATTATATACTAAAGTAGAAGTAAATTACAAGTCAAAAATCTCAAATCTGTCCTGCAGAAAAATATTAATATTTCTCTTGTATGTTTTCATATTACTGTGAGCTGATTTATCGTTTTATTAAAATAAGCGTCAAAACGAAACCACCATTACAAAAAAAAGCCGCATTTTAATGCGACTGTTAGTGGTAAAGCTGCAAGCAAATATAAGCCTTCTTCTTGTCTTCCTCTAAATCTTGGGTGCTTTTATAGAGGAACATTCTTCACTCCCGTTTTATGTCGTAAGAAAAAGCCCCGAAGGGCTCATGTGTTTTAATGGCATTTTTTCATGATATCATTATATATTGGATTTCTTTGTTTTGCGTCTTATAAGTATCTCACCTAAAAGGAAGCTAAAAATATCAGTTTATTTGTTCAAATATAGCTTTCGAGTATACTTCTATATCTCCAGGAGTAAGCATGTTGAATTTTTCTTTCACAGCAACAAAATATTCCCCGATCAATTCTTTGGGTATTACACGATTAGAATGTGCATCCACCGGCAAACCGTCCCTAGTACGCCGCCATGGCTTCTCCAGATGCGTAAATTCTTCTAATATTTTTCCGCTATAACAGCAAAAGTTTTTAATAACACTATCCAGTATTGCTTTTTCAGAAGTTGTAAAAACTGATTCATCGAAAACTTCAACACTCTCAATTGGGTCAAACCGATAAGATGAATACCTGTTATATACATCTCTGTAAACCGGTCCATGAACCCATGCCTCACATTCTTCTTCAAAAAGAAACCTTCCTTCAAAAGCGTAAAAAAAGCCCTGAACATAATATAGTGCCTTTTGTAAAGCTAAAGGAGTTATGTCCTCGCACTTATAAAGCAGATATTGAATAATCGAGTCCAGCTTCGAACCTGCATTTTTTTCTTCTCCAAGTAGTTCCTGTACCTTCCGCTTACTTTTTTCATATGCCTGAGGAGATTTTAAATTATCCTTATTTTTCTCCAGCAATTCTAAATAATATGCTGGGTCATCATAAATCTTTTGAAGAATATCCGAATACTGTTTTGTAGGCATATCACCCTCACAATATCTCGAAAAAGTCATTTCCCCCCAACCTAAAAGCAATGACAGCGGACGTTTGCCAATATTGTATTTCTGAGGTATTTCTAATATCTTCTCCTGCGAAATAATGTCATTTTTTTGGCGGTACATGTCATACAAAGCCTTCAGATTTTCGTCCTCTATACCCGCTACGTAGACTTCGCCTCCACATTCCATACAAACTGCCTTCTTTCCAATATACTCATATTCTTCGCCTTTAAGCTTACCCTTAATTGTTGCAGTTTCTACCATGTATTCGACATCTCTTCTGCATTCCTCGCAAAAAGTCTTATTCCTATTCATAAGGCGACCTCCTTTCAAACTCTCAAACTTTCTGATTGATCATCGGAAAAGATAATCAATCGGCTTGTTTCGCTTATGAAACGATATGACAACCACTCGTTTTCCACTCCCCTATCAATTAGATTAAATTTCGTATATATATCAACAATCTCCTCAATGCCATCAATGTTAAATAACGTATTCTTGGGACAAAATACATATAAAACCTCATGTTCAAATCCTATTTTTGTATTATGCAATGAATGGCAGAAATCTTCTGTTTTAATTTTTAACAAAATCTCTTTTTGCCTTATGCTGTTTAGATTATATTCATTTATAAAATCTATGTTTTCTTGCCTATTCTCATTTTTTGATATAATGAATCTGCCCTCTCTGACACAGTCTTGTATCATTTCCAAAATCACATTAATCTCTTCCCGGGTATAGTTCTGATTATAGTGCTGATTCATTACTTCACCTCTTTTGTGATATGATGATACTATATTATATGCCTATTGTCAAGATTTATGCATCAATTAGTGCATTTTTAAAATCTAATTGATTTTCTTGTTAAAGAGCGTATACTAAAGATAACAGATCCTTCGAGCTTACTTTAAGCGCAATACAGTAGGCCATAAAAAATACCCACTTAGGTAGATCGCTCTATCTAAGTGGGTTTCCTATTTATGTTTAAAATCATGATAAAACTGTAGCCCTACATTGTGTGGGATTAACACCTATAGTCAATTCATTCAAGTTTGTGTCCTAGTTCATATTGGACCAGAAGTTCACAAATTTGAACGGTCGTTTGATACTACTATTAGCTTCACCTTCAAGAATTAAGAGTTCTTCTGAAACAGAGAACTTTTCATTCAAAGTCTGCTACACAAATTTCTAACAGAATCAATAACTTCATTCTTCGTTTCGGTCACACCATAGGACGTAATGGTTCAGTTACTGGCATGGAGAACAGAGCCATCATTGAGGATATGTGTAATGGTATTAACCATGAAAGTTTTAATAGTATCTGTCCCGATGATATGCCAGAATACATGAAAATTCTAATACCAGACTTATATAAACAATACGATGAACATGTTAAAAAAGCTAAAGACTATGAAAAAGAAGCTATTAAAAAAGCTATGTCCATCGAATGGGTTATTGAAAATAACTCAACTATTTTAGGTAAAGACCTTTTGCCTATTCTAACTTCAGTCCCCGGAATAGGCAATGTTACTGCACTTGTTTGGATTGCTGAAATTGTTACACCAGTTAGATTTAAACTTGTTAAGCAGATTTCAGCTTATTGTGGTTGCGATCCTTCACTAAAGGTTTCTGCAGGTAAATTAACTTCACATGTTAAAAGAAAAGGCAATGAAGTTCTTCATGGTATGTTACTTAAAGCTGCAAGTGCATTAATACAAAGAAGGAGTGAACCTATTGGTAAATGGACCTACAGTATTTACAAACGCCACGCTAAAGGTGGTTGGAAGAAAGCCTGTTTTTATTAATTATTCAATTAAGCAGTTTAATCAATTAGGTGAAGAATTCTGATGGCGCTTTTTTAAGCGTCATTTTTATTTGCTCTCAACCGACTTTTCCGGTCGTCCGGTAATCGCCTCCTTAAATGTTATGAAAATATATCAACACAATTAAAGGGTAATGTAAACATTGTTTGCATATAATGATTTTTGATTTACCTACAAAAAAATACCTACATAGAATTCTATACCTTCCCTCAAATCCCCGTTTTATTTCTATCTCCCAATATATATTTGCGAAAAAGTGCACCCCCGGGGGTTCAAATTCCTTCAAAACCTTAGTCTACGGAAACATAAAACACACATGAAAAAAAGGGGGCAAATTGCCCCAAGCCTTTGATTTCAAGCTATTTCTTCTCTATCTTCACGACACACTCCACATGGCTCGAGAGGACAGTATTGATGTCTTTCGAGCCGTCCGTTCTCGGAAACAAATCCACGGCATTTTTTCATTCGAGGTATTGGGGAACATATCGACTTGAATCATTTTACTTTAAGCCTTTATCGATAGCTTCCTGAATAATCTTATGGCAACATACTCCCAACGGATTGTTTTCTTTACAATTAGAATTTTTCATTGCCCCAGTTATGGCATTCACTTCTTTTACGGTTTTCGCGCCATGCTTTACAACTGCTTCAATTACCTGATCTTCTGTGACTTCGCTGCAATAACAAGCATACTTAGGATCTGCATCTTTCTTAAACCATATTGGGACTTTAACCTGTTGTTTATTAAACTTAACATTAGATTTCGTATTATTGTGATAATAAAAATATAGAACATTTTCTCCTCCTTATAAATTTAAATACAGATACCCCTTGATTTTATCTTTGAGGAAATAAATCAAGGGGTTATAATTCATGTAGGCTTATATACTTTTTGTATTCATTACTCTCATTGCATTTAATACTGCGATTATTGCCACACCCATGTCAGCGAATACAGCTTCCCACATAGTTGCAACTCCCACCGCACCAAGTGCAAGGAATATGGCTTTAACCCCTAATGCAAACACAATGTTTTGCATCACAATGTTCCTGGTCCTTTTTGCTACTTTAATTGCAGTGACAATTTTTGATGGTTCATCCGTCATGATAACTATATCAGCTGCTTCAATTGCAGCATCAGACCCCAAGCCGCCCATTGCCACGCCGATATCCGCTCTTGCAAGTACCGGAGCATCGTTGATGCCATCACCAACAAATACAATTTTCCCCTTATGAGATTTCTTGGCTTCCAGGGACTCGATTTTTTCTACCTTGTCAGCCGGTAGCAATTCTGTATATACCTCGTCGATACCCAGCTGGGCTCCTATTTTTTCGCCTACAGACTTCCTATCGCCGGTTAGCATTACTGTAGTTCTAACACCTACTGCCTTCAATCCTTTAATCGCATCAGCTGAATCTTCCTTCACAGCGTCTGATATTACAATATTTCCTGCATACTTCTTGTCTACTGCAACATGTACTACTGTACCTAGAGTCTCAACTTCCTGATATATAATGTTTTCTTTATTCATCAGCTTGCTGTTTCCGACAAGAATCTCTTTACCACCAACTTTAGCCCGAATCCCATGACCTGCAATTTCCTCATAGTTTTCAATTTTAGTAATATCGACATCTTTGTTATAGGCTTTCAGAATGGACAGTGCAATTGGATGACTTGAATGACTTTCAGCAAATGCCGCATATTCAATCAATTCCTCATCAGTAAAATCGGCTTGGGGGTTAACATCCACAACCTCAAATATACCTTTAGTTAAAGTACCTGTCTTATCGAAAACAACCACTTCAACATTGTTCAACGCTTCAAGATAGTTGCTGCCTTTTACTAATATCCCCCGCTTAGCCGCTCCGCCAATCCCTCCGAAGAAGCCCAATGGTATTGAAATCACTAACGCACATGGACAGGATATAACTAAAAACACTAATGCTCTATATATCCAAGTAGCGAAAGTTGCATCGGGGATCACCAATGGAGGTATGATTGCTAAGGCTAACGCTCCAAACACTACAATCGGAGTATAGGAACGCGCAAATTTTGTTATAAATTTTTCTGTAGGAGCCTTCTTACTGCTGGCATTCTGAACCAGATCCAAAATTTTAGATACAGTTGAATCACCAAAATCCTTTGTTACCTCTATAGTCAAAACACCATTTATATTAATGAATCCGCTCAATGCATCGTCTCCTGGCTTGAGTTCACGAGGAACAGATTCCCCTGTTAACGCTGCAGTGTCAACCATTGAGTTTCCTTCTATAACCTTGCCATCGAGGGGAACTTTTTCTCCTGGCTTAACAATAATGATGTCACCTATGTTTACCTCTTCAGGAGATACTTTCCTGATCTCATCGCCAACTTTAAGATTTGCATAGTCAGGACGAATATCCATCAAAGCACTTATTGATTTTCTGGAGTGACCTACAGCTATATCCTGAAACAATTCACCTACCAGATAGAACAGCATAACTGCTACACCTTCTGGATACTCTCCAATGAAGAAAGCACCAATGGTAGCAATACTCATTAGAAAATGCTCACTGAATACCTGTCCACGGGCAATACCTTTTATTGCTCTTAAGACAACCTCTCCACCAACTATGATATAACTAATAATAAATAAGGTAAGTTCAAGCCAATTTTGGAAATTAAAGATGATTCCCACGGCAAATATTGCTCCACCGACCATAAGTCTTATGATTTCTTTTTTGTTGACACCTTCTTCTTCCTCTTCATTATTTTCTTTTACGTTGGCCTTAGATGTATTCTCCTCAAAAATGACCTTTACATCTGGCTCTATTTTCTTTACTATGCCTTCAATCTTCTCATTTAACTCAGAGCGGTTGACTTTCGGACTTATTTCCAGTATTAGTTTCTTCGAAACAAAATCTACTGCAGCAAATTCAACTCCTTCTA from the Caloramator mitchellensis genome contains:
- a CDS encoding IS110 family transposase, whose product is MCNGINHESFNSICPDDMPEYMKILIPDLYKQYDEHVKKAKDYEKEAIKKAMSIEWVIENNSTILGKDLLPILTSVPGIGNVTALVWIAEIVTPVRFKLVKQISAYCGCDPSLKVSAGKLTSHVKRKGNEVLHGMLLKAASALIQRRSEPIGKWTYSIYKRHAKGGWKKACFY
- the chrA gene encoding chromate efflux transporter codes for the protein MNTEKNLKNISKVSWKTFLKDVFICSMGAYGGPEAHYGVFTEQLVVKKKYLTEEELVELIALTGILPGPSSTQTIVAIGHKIGGPILAFLTMLVWALPIITFMTILSFLSSKNISKEAFQYIGPMAVGFIIVAAYRIGRKVATDKVTLLLLILGAVTTYFIRKPWIYPLVLIFGGVVSIIKSKEKDLWNRVKLNPPWKYLIAFAVIGIGSIILNIFWDNKIIRIFESFYRYGYLVIGGGQVVIPLMYSELVEINKYMTDQEFLTGFGLIQGLPGPMFSFSAYAGGMAARGSGVLIQLIGALAGGIGIFLPGLLLIYFVYPIWENLKKIKGIKVSLRGITAIAGGLITTSAIILMQKSDLILENILVCLLTVLLLFIKKVPTPLIVIAVLVAGYIW
- a CDS encoding type II TA system antitoxin MqsA family protein translates to MNRNKTFCEECRRDVEYMVETATIKGKLKGEEYEYIGKKAVCMECGGEVYVAGIEDENLKALYDMYRQKNDIISQEKILEIPQKYNIGKRPLSLLLGWGEMTFSRYCEGDMPTKQYSDILQKIYDDPAYYLELLEKNKDNLKSPQAYEKSKRKVQELLGEEKNAGSKLDSIIQYLLYKCEDITPLALQKALYYVQGFFYAFEGRFLFEEECEAWVHGPVYRDVYNRYSSYRFDPIESVEVFDESVFTTSEKAILDSVIKNFCCYSGKILEEFTHLEKPWRRTRDGLPVDAHSNRVIPKELIGEYFVAVKEKFNMLTPGDIEVYSKAIFEQIN
- a CDS encoding FAD-dependent oxidoreductase, which codes for MEKIVIIGGVAAGATAAAKARRLSADAQITVLEAGPDISFANCGLPYFIGGDIKNRSKLILQSPESFNEQYQVAVHINTTATEIDRQNKIVYAVDSKTGEKKAFEYTKLILAQGGKPIAPPIPGAEQEHVFQLWTLEDMDKINSFIENKKPKTAVVVGGGFIGLEMTEALVKRGMKVSVVEMMPHVMSIMEAEIAGFVQEEMLSYGVNLLTNKAVSEIGINSVTLKDGTKIDADMVLLSIGVRPTLKLAQEAGLAIGEAGGLLVDSTLKTSDDNIYAAGDMVEIENRVLGKKVRIPLAGPANRQGRIAAENALGKRHVYKGAIGTSIVRVFDAVAGITGLSLKAARAAGFNADAIVVHKEHHTSYYPGAEQVTVLIVYDRETGVVLGGQTAGYAGADRRLDVLAAAVAAKLTVYDIADMDFAYSPPLGTANDAMNMAAYAAENRISGYSPALTAAEIDTFLEGKEALWIDVRDVFSYEKSHVDGAVNIPLEILATVVNRIPKQQLIFVYDQTGKKGHQALRTLIGAGFTNVFNVSGGFESLSRYARATNPTNFKIDLPAPELKKIGEKAGEEKKNIAKEESKIKESNEPLIIDVRTREEFSYGAYPGAINIPLDELESRIGELGKKDRKIILYCASGARSAYAVQILRAYGFMNLENGGGLTRMMARARNIGR
- a CDS encoding heavy metal translocating P-type ATPase, which translates into the protein MLKKEVILEGLDCANCAAKIEDEVNKLNGVKAYMNFMNKTLTLETESEQEYKNTLQQVKTIVHKHEPHVVVKEKSVNKSNKKVLILEGLGCANCAAKMEKEISGLEGVEFAAVDFVSKKLILEISPKVNRSELNEKIEGIVKKIEPDVKVIFEENTSKANVKENNEEEEEGVNKKEIIRLMVGGAIFAVGIIFNFQNWLELTLFIISYIIVGGEVVLRAIKGIARGQVFSEHFLMSIATIGAFFIGEYPEGVAVMLFYLVGELFQDIAVGHSRKSISALMDIRPDYANLKVGDEIRKVSPEEVNIGDIIIVKPGEKVPLDGKVIEGNSMVDTAALTGESVPRELKPGDDALSGFININGVLTIEVTKDFGDSTVSKILDLVQNASSKKAPTEKFITKFARSYTPIVVFGALALAIIPPLVIPDATFATWIYRALVFLVISCPCALVISIPLGFFGGIGGAAKRGILVKGSNYLEALNNVEVVVFDKTGTLTKGIFEVVDVNPQADFTDEELIEYAAFAESHSSHPIALSILKAYNKDVDITKIENYEEIAGHGIRAKVGGKEILVGNSKLMNKENIIYQEVETLGTVVHVAVDKKYAGNIVISDAVKEDSADAIKGLKAVGVRTTVMLTGDRKSVGEKIGAQLGIDEVYTELLPADKVEKIESLEAKKSHKGKIVFVGDGINDAPVLARADIGVAMGGLGSDAAIEAADIVIMTDEPSKIVTAIKVAKRTRNIVMQNIVFALGVKAIFLALGAVGVATMWEAVFADMGVAIIAVLNAMRVMNTKSI
- a CDS encoding B3/B4 domain-containing protein, producing the protein MKKFIVEDDFWGVFPNAKIGIVVCTGIDNTNHDREKYEEMLLNAEKEAFKYFKNEEFSSNEVIRVWREAFQKFKTKKGARSSIEALLKRVNNGNHIGTINPLVDIYNSISLKYAMPCGGEDIDAFVGDVRLTKAKGNESFITLGSNESEPPYEGEIVYKDDEGAICRCWNWRESVRTMLTENTKNAFLCIELVDEKRINEFEDALKELARLVQENLGGNYKITILDINNKSTDIL
- a CDS encoding ABC transporter substrate-binding protein, with protein sequence MKKGLAILMALFLIGGMFAGCSKKEEKQSVVIYQNKVEINDALTKFAADYTKETGVEVIVKTSGGDSPYAEHLKAEFQSDRQPDIFVIEGMGGYNTWQSKLEPFEGDEWIDLTDLEFTVDGKVYGFPVAVEAWGMAYNAEMLEKAGIDPSTLTSQEAYKAAFEKLDSMKKELGITSVVAMAA